The Juglans regia cultivar Chandler chromosome 16, Walnut 2.0, whole genome shotgun sequence nucleotide sequence ttttatttaataattaaagaagcgttgttgaatgagtttgtgatttttttttaaatgtttaaaggaaattaaaaaaaacattcgaaaaaaaaagtataattttcgGTGGTCATAGCATTGTCCAATAAATAATTCtatcaataaattattgatgtgAAAGATACACGTTGTACACGTATAattatttgattaataaaaatatcttataatattattataaattaaatattactttttgtgGTAATAATAGAGGCtgcttttatttctatttttgaataaaactagAGGGGCTGCACAATCAAACCTGAATAAGCGACAGCAAGGCTCAACCTCAGCAAAAATCCCTGTTTTTGACTCATTATTTTGGACCTTgaccttgaaaaatattttggacccattgtatatgaaaaatgattctTTTGCGAGAATGCCTGGGCCGTTATAGACGACTACCTAATATGCACATGGTTTCTTGGGTATTGTTTCATGTATTCAAAAccgaaaataatttaaaatttttatccgatatttatataaaacagcAGCCCATATATAAATTtgagtaattttattctaaaacttctacagattaaaatttaaatgataatatttaatttataaaatttaaaatttatctgtTAAATCAAATTAGATTATGTAATTAACAGTATATTGTATAGAAGTTTTAGAATAATATCTTCTATAATCTTAAAACTCACTTAACGTGcctaaataatttatatttttatacaattaatTCATAGCAACAATGAGATCATGAATTCCacgaattaaaattaaaagaaaagaaaacgtgcctaaaaaggcatgctagatagacgtgtcaataaaaaaatcagCCACAAGAATCGTTCCTTTTACTTCgttgaaagaaacaaaattgaaaatatatcatGCTCTTACCATTAGTCCAAACAAACAGTAATTTTTGTGACTATTACttctgtgtgtgtgtatatatatatatatatattgccaaGAATATTTGTGCATACATGATCATATATTAGAAATATGAAACTTTCTCATCGAGACTCATTTCTTgcaagtttccttttttttttatttgaccaTCGAATATTAGTTTAGaaaattctaaattataataaaaaataaacaccataaatatatctaatagTAATATTACTACATACAGTCATGAAATGCACAAACGTTATGCactcgctttgaaaaaaattaggactcactattaaaaaattaattttcttcacATGAAgcccgtatttatttatttttttcaaagtgattacatgGCACTTGGGTATTCAtgactacaactatcatttctctatataatCTAATCttctcatttaattttcttctgcCCGCACGTATTGAATATATTACATGCAAAGTAAGTCTATTCCCAATTAAATTGGGGGTCATGGTTATCTAAATTCGAAACCAAAACATGATTGAAATGATTGGTATGTAAACGATCAGAAAGACATGATGGTATCTAatcttctcttttaattttctccTCCCCATGCACGCgtattgaatataatattacatgCAAAGTAAGTCTATTCCCAATTAAATTGGTGGTCCTGATTATCTAaattcaaaaccaaaacatgATTGAAATGGTTAGTATATATCATGGAAAAGATCAGAAAAATTAAACATGCATGATGGCGCCGGAAGAAAATGTCCAAGCTAGCGTTGCTGTTTGCTGGTtctatatatgtacgtatgaGGGTATAAGAAGAATGGGTAAATATAAAGTTGGGCACGTAACGTTCATTGAAAGTGAAACAAAGTCAGTAACGTACTAACGTCATATGTTGTGAATTTGGAGGGTAAGTGATTGTAAAAatgttttgcttttctttttgatttGGTATAAGAATTGTCTAACCCTCCACATGACAAAACATGTATAGAACTAGTAGTACTGTAGAAGAAGTTATAAGTttcaagtttatttattttttattttttattttttgaagatgcattgaggagagaaacccaaaaaaagGCATTCATATTatttgatcaagaaaaagaaaacacccAAAATTTCATACACTTtcttagtaaataaataaaattgttcgACAACCTCTAGCTCGTTCAAGACATAAATTAACtgatcatgattaatataaaattacataattcatGAATATCTTTAAGTTTGACATATGTTACTCGAAAATTGGAAAATTTAAGGAAGAAAAAACCTAGGCACCTCattctcccactctctctctctcgtaaaaAATCAAAGTTCTAGATTTGATTTTCACTTGAAGGGTCAAAGGTATCGGCTtcctcctccctcttcttcccTCCTTCCTCCATTTACACACATTGTCTATCAAGGTTTCTTTTGCTTAgctttattttactttttttaaagtcaaAAAAGACAAATCTACAGTTTTTCAGCAACTCCTGATCGAGAGACACGCACAGCACAAGCTAGCAGATTCACATGTCAAAAATCAAGcgtcttgaaaaaaatattccgCTCAAACGTGATTGAACGGTTCTgctcaatttcgtcccaaaagatatttttgggacgaaattgatattttcgtctcaaaatacCTTTTGGACATTGTTATTGAAACTACCCGGggacctttttttttcattcccgtaaatattttgggacaaaattccAATTTTTTCGGACAAAATTAATCATCCCAAAAACCCTTATATGTTGTAGTGACAGCTAGAAATAGCCTTACCCGATTGCTATTCCGGCTAATAGAAAGTAATCTGTTCTCGTTGATCAGAGAACAACGTACGTACACAAATTGgatgttttggatttgaaactTTGCATTCACCGGAGTCTAATGACTGgagtaattttcttgaattatctaaAAGTGAACTTGAAGAAGCTCTTAACGAGGGAATCATATGAATCACCAAATTAGTTGGGAGTTTTTTCCGAATACCTAGTACTAATAGAAAATTAGATAATAGAAAGAAGAGTCTGGTAACACTCTTCAGACAATTAGCACCAAAGCTTGTCGGAAATAATTCAAATGGATGCAGATCGTTTCTGAATGCTAAGGTTAGTTCAGAAATTATTCTGGTGATTTATCAAAAGCTTAAACCGATATAAAGTGACAAATTTtgttatgagaaaatatacttacaacagTGAATTGCGTAACTGCCGcgtaattgctttgaaaaaaatgaataaaacatgaaacccacatgaaaaaaattaattttttaatagtgaacctcactctttttcaaagcgattacgcggtggttacgcacttcacgattgtatgtagaattactcttttgtTATATCTTTAACATCTAACACATCGATATTGTGGGCttcatttccttaattattcaCCGTTATTATTAAACTGGGCTAGCGCTGGTTGTTTTTGAATATCAGCCCAACACATACCACCTTGGACTCAACCCACCGTAATTTTGAATTCCCTGATCATCGGTTGCATGTATGAGAAACTTTGCATGACGCCACAAGCCATAACCACAGGCCGGGGACCAAGGAATCCGACCACATGATGACAAAGCACGCTCACGTAGTACTGAGCTTGGCAAATTCAGAAATTTAcgaagagattttataaaaaaaaatttaataaactaacgtttatgtgatatattagatttattttataataaaaataaatttattattcgatttatcacatcaaatcacataataattttatagatttatttttataaaatctgtttatagcttattttgttaatttaatccgtgttaatgttattatttgtcggaataataatatatacacaattttttttacaattatataaaaaacaaaacatgatgTTGAGATGAACATTCAAAGTCAAATCAGGCTACGGGAAAATTCAAATCAGTCTGTCATGTTGACTTTTCTAAACTTAgtgacaatatataatattatatatttatgtgggtttttgtattaatatatagttatttctTGAAAGAACATACAATTGGCTGTAAGTAGCACAAAGTGATCATGTTCATACAATTATCATCctatacatcatattttatgaaaaacacttacacactttataaaaaacctatataaacataaaatatgaaaataaaatacataacatTCCTCCTCGTAATTACCTGCTAATAGCTACAATGCAGAGAATAAACCTCAAACTACAGTACTATGAAAAACGGAAGAACAatttccttgattttttttttattttttatttttttggggaaaAGGGCTGCATGCAAAATAAAGGACTAGTACAAGACTGTGCAGCATCATCAGCTAATCAATTCGCCGGCCCCATCGTGAATAATGTTTACCGAAGCCACCATGTCTCGCGGGCATCGGATCTGAACGTGTAAAATTTAAACGACAGAACTTCCACTCCCAGCTCTGTAATCATTCTCGCCGGAGCTAAGAAACCTCGGCATAAGGGGCAGGTTTGATTATTATTAACCTTGTGTCGTCCAATCCATCTGTCTAAGCAAACTCTATGAAACAGATGCTCACATCTCAGCGCTCTAAACTCGTCTCCATCTTCCATCTTACACAGACACACAGCACATTGCACTTCTGCATGATCAGTTCTACTACCAGCTGGCTTGTGCTGGTATCGTTCTATGATAAGttcttcatgatcatcatgaccaAATTCTGGAACCACGTGGTCAAAGGCGTAGGACTTGGAGAAAGCATGGTAAAGCAAGAAGTTGAATGCCCATTTCAAATTGGTAGCAATCGAATATATGTAATTAATCGACATGGCTGACAAGGAACTGACCTTGGAAACAAGAAGGCAAAAGAGTACTGAGATCAGAGTAGCTAGCTGCAGAAAGCTCATCATGTTTAATTTAACACAATAATAATTTGTGAGATCGAAAGGGAGAAGAAGATCGATCGAGGAGTTGCTTTAAATAAAGACACGTACGGTACTCGAGACGTTGGAGGAAGGCTGGAAGCTGGAAATGAAGCAAGATTTGTCACCTCTATATATAGATCGAGGCCAGCCACGAAAATGTACTTCGTTTAGTTCTCTTGTTTAATTTGATCTTTCTGTGGCATGCATTTGACACTTATAACGTGATTCATGTGTTCAAGTAGTTGGTTGTTCAGGTAGGCTCTCTATGTCCATCGATATGGTCCCTTTTGAAAATGACTTTCTCAATTAAGGTTTCTAACTTATCTTAAATATTTACGTACACGCACTCATGACCTATAAGCTATAGCAAAATTCGTAggaatatataatactattgcatgcatgattatatatatatatatatatatatattgtctttaATGTAAAACATATTatgttaacatatatattgatcatgatcagtgtCAAAACATGCAGGTCCACTTAAATTGTAactaattaaaagataataaaaacaaaattttaataaaaattgtaaCTAATTGTAATAAAACATGAAGGACGGGCTTGTTTGGCAATAGAGGTGGGATGGAATGACAAATTCTCCAAACTTATCCCATGAATTTCTTTgatctcaaacatcactcaagtacgaaacacttttcaatttcaaattttttaattttttatttacactaaataatttttaaattttataatatttttattcagttttctctttctttttccaaaatgtaataaaatattttaactctaattattctattattatttatagactattttactattatttacaaaatgtGAGATAGTAATCTAATTATCCAAATCAGCCATAAAACCCCAACCGGAGGCCAAGCGAAAGATTGCCATTTTGAGTAAGCTAACCCATGTAGgaagtttaaatttctttgttctcaaattaaaaattctaaaattctaaaagtcttttaatttttatttgagatatttttgagaaagaaagtgATCTTGTGTCATGGTTGATTACCTGATCCTAACCGTACAGTTTTTTCTCCTTGTACATAGACCTCATCtttgtgataatttttttagcagagaaattagctatatatattaaaaggaaagattttataacaataaatttataaattcatataatcttgtataatatatatgttagatcttctttataataaaattaattttataatttaatatataattaatcatatcaaatcacacgtaaatttaaaaatttatttttataaaatcttcttTTACCACTTATGTGACCGGATTGCTTGACTGTTGCCTGTTAATATATAAAGTTCGTCAGGATTATTGGAGTTGCATTGAACGGATGATTGGTGCCTAACAACTTCTTCAGTATGTAAGCAAATTTCtgattttcattatatttttcggctttattaattaattgtggtATAATTACAATTACTTACCTAAACACTAATTTAGCTAGTTGATTTATTATTGTGTactacttttaaattaattccaGGTGTACTAGCTATTGTGAGACGGCTCCTTGCTCCTTTTCTCGTGTTTATACaaaatcacaattaatatattattcttaCATGAAATTAATTCTAGGattcatatcatttatttataacaaGAATTTTATGCACCTTCAAATTATTTCtccaacaagaaaaatagacttttgtgACTATTTGTTTACGATGAAAAGACTATTTGTGACAAAAACATATTCagtttaactgtaaatagtcattttgctagaattaattaattacaaataagCTGTTTTCTTGTAATAACAGGATATAATAGATGTCCTCTAACATGTCcttcaagtttatttttttttaaatataattaatcaatatatatgtatagtatattatttttattataaaataaatctaatgtatcatatgaattaatcatgtcaatttataaatttatatacgTAATTAAGACATAAATTGTGATCGTGTGTGTGgctaaataattaattaagccaTGCAGTATATCACAAATTTAAATGGTTAAGAGTTAATTAGGTAGTCATGGACCACATACGGGCGAACTATATAGGTATATTATTAATTCTAAGATGCATGCAGCATGTTTCATGCTAGGCTGCTAGCTATGAATGACCGACAAATTAACAAGATCCACATATTTCACATCGTTGAAATTACTAGATTATATGAACCTTAAATTAACAACCCACGTCCACATGAcattcatttctaataataGACCAGCCGCCTAACTCGAGTATTATTGATCATTCAGTTCATGATTTTCGAAACATGCTGATCTCTAGCTAGCCGTGGGGTCACGATCCtcgagaatatatatatatatatatatatatatatatgtgtgtgtgtgtgtgtgtggccaGTGTTACTGCATATAGATGGATCAAGTGTGAGGTCCCATTTTAATAGTAgtgatataaaatgaaatgagaaaattttatatagaaatttaaaaaaattataatggtgagatgagatgagataaaactgtTTCTATATTTGTTAAACCTTTATTCAAATATGAGTTTCTGAACTTTcgtatttaaatttattcacaaattattttattttattaaaataaattgtttatattacatttatagccttatttgtgaattttgacaaaaaaaaaatttgactttttatctatgtttttatgaaatttatatatacatgcataaccaataataatatttataagaattcaAAGTGACATGTTTAGTATTAGAAATACGATTTTCTCtcatatcttataatattaaaatcatactCATAGTGATTagataatactattaaaaaaaatcaatatgaaCTTATTCGAGTTTATTCAAGTTTGTACGAGTCGAACATAACTTGTAACAAAGCAAAAttcagagaagagaaaagaggtTGCAAAATTCGAGAGAATGTTTTGGAGAATGTAGCTTATTCAACCAATTCGACCACTACAAGGGAATTCTGATCACTACCTAAATAGCACTCACCTGTGTAACGACCTAACAGAAAGGGAGGAGATCAAAGAGAGAATATACAATTGCCAGAGGATTAACCAATCTTGCCTATACAACTCAACAAagctaaaaatacaaaaatgccCATAACAGGCtgattcatcatcatttccCTCGTTTCAGCTTGGCTCCTTTGCAAACACATGAGCTTCCTCCACACATAGCATCATCACCATTGATTGTGTCAGCAAGGAGCACCAAGGCAGAATCAGCGGCCTTAGTCTGCGATTGATTAACATGCTCCAATACCCCCTCCCCCCCTCACCgggcaagatggagaatagagcTGATTTATTATTCTCATCCTGAAGAAGTGAGAAGAAAGGACGTGAGAAGAAAGAGACTAAGTGAAAATGTCACTACAACAAACATCAGTTTTTGCCAAGGAGGACAGCGGTGGGAATAAGTTATGGATCAGCCAGGAAAAAACTTTTCTCACTAATAGTTCTGGTGGCTGGCTCGTGGAATATAATTCATGGAGAAAAATACATTACCCACCAACAGCTGAAATCATGGCAAAAGGTGATTTTTTTCCCACGACCAGAAATTGCGGCAAATCCATGTTTTGCCCGTGGGAAATTGGGTTGCCCACCAGACTACTTTGGTGACAAATATTCACCTATCCATGGAAGCCCTGCTTGGAAAAACTCTTTATCCATGATTGTTTATGTGGAAAGAGTAGTGGCATGAAGTTTCTTCCCATCCACTAGTCTGTCACTATAGTTGATTTTTGGACGACACTTTTGGAACACAATTGTACAATACTAACGTACACATCCGGAAAGGACTACTTACTACCCATGACGACATATTTTGGAGTATATGTATTTCCCGTGCCACGAGATACTAGCAAAAATTTGTTATCCATGTCATATGTTCGTGAAAAAAGTAATTGCCTAAATGCAAGTAGACTTTATTTTGATGTAAATGGTGGTGGAAATTAGTCAGTCCCATGATGTTTATTGGTGGGAAACTATTATTCTCAATGAACTTAGATCATTGCAACCATTGCATTTAACATCATTGGTGTCCgtgggggaaaaaagaaaaaaaactcccacaagcaaaaaaatatatacccaCGACAACCTTTTGTGGGAACACATTTTTTCCCATTACAAGTTGCCATCGGCTATAGTTTTTTTGGAGTCCATGCAGCTCATTCCGTCCAAAACTGCATTTCCCCACTAATCCTTAGTACATGGGTAGTTGTTGTTTTCCCACGAAACCACTAGATAAATTACTAGatagtaatttataaattaatgtccAAATCTATTTCCTCAACCATCTGGACACAGATTCACAGGTGTCTTTATGACCAATGACAACTAGCAGGAATTCAAGCTTTTAAACTACATCATCAGTCAGCCAAACAATCCAACAAATAGGAACTTCCATTAGACCTCAACTCAACATGCAGCAAACAAACGAAATAGCAATTGAATAATAACCTGTCAATGTACATATATAATCACCATCATAGCTATATACAAACCTGCCAACATTGTTGTTACACCATCATATAGACAAATATGCTAATATTCATTGAAACCAAATAGTTCAAGGCCATTTACAAACATAAGAGTTGCAACTGTGTATGGCAGTACATAAGCTAGGGAATTATAAATTCTTCCTCCAACAGCATCTATGAGAAGTGCTTTTGATATATAGACAGAGTACTAAGGGCATagatgcccccccccccccatcttGTTCTCCAGACATTTAGATTTACCAATCTTGCTCCACAAATTACAATCGGTGCTAACATGGTTCCTGAAATTTTCAACAAGCACTGTGTCAAACTAAGATACTTAATTGGAGCATTACATGACAGTATATATAGAGTAAGCTGCTATAGGAATTGTGCATCCATACCTtgtacattaatttttattaatgtcttCTTGCCCATAATACCATATTAGGATTGTTTGAGTAAAAATCCTAACTCTAAAGATGAATTCCGAAAATGACATTATATCAATGGGAGTGATATCCCTGTGGAATTAGAATGAAATACCTACATGAATTAATTTTATACCATCTCAAGTACAACAGTTGCATATTTATTCATAATAGAGTTTGCAATAGCCTCATCCATGCTATTTTGCAGAATGAGGACTAATATATCCCTAAAAACCAAGATCCCATCTGAATTCATGAAACCAAACATGGTGCAGAGAAAATTAATTGTTGATACTCTACTTGTCTAATCCCATCTATCATAGCAATGGGACGATGTTGTCAGAGAATAAACTGTGTTCATTATTTGCAACCAACTCTAAGTTTATGTatataagtattaataaaatcacaattGTCCCAAACCAGCCACCATGAGGAGTTTTCTGATTTCCATATATCCTAACTATTTTAGTCCAGTTTAACATATTTGTGCTACTTAGTTAGGAGGTTATCTTACCATATAAACTAACCAAAATGCTAGAATTGGAATTTAAAACCTGAAGCTTATTGAGCTCCAATTGGGGGTGTGTGTGATATATAGTTAGAACTGGAATTATGCATACATGACTTGGAAAAAAACAGCTGCAAGTATTAATTCTTACATGCAACAGAATAAATACAGCCCCAGTGAATATGTTTGTTTATCTGAACCTGCTCTGCATCTCCACCAACATCCTGCTTTGCATTCCATGATATCAAAAAACTAATCAAAATACTTGCTCCAACCTGTAAGAGGAGAATACTGGTGAAATGGAATTACTTGTTCAGTTTTTAGACAAATGCAAATCTCAAATCCAGACATTAAACTAGTATATGTAATTGTAAGAGAACTTACCCTTTCATGTGAACCTAATCTGTCCCTGTCTAGCTACTCAACCAAAGATTGCAACTCTTTTCTCCCAACCATTGTGAATGACTACTAACAACTCAAAAGTCAACTCACTATCTGATTTTTTCACTACTGGTTTAAACTTATACACCCAAACAATAATATGCAACTACCAAAATCTGTATCAAGGGACAAAAGTCCATGGCCATTGGATTGTTACATATCCAATGAACAATCCACAAAAAATTTCACTTCCTTGACCCACAAAAAACATCCCTCCACAAAATACTCAAGAAAGTGAGATGCCTAAGCATCTTGATGAGTCTCTCTATGAGACTCAGTACCTCCCTCAATCTCAGTCATCCGATAGTTCAATAAGAATTTCTCATGcttagaaaaattcttcttcaacGCTTCAATATCACCCATCATCTTGTCTAGTTTGCTCTTGTACATTTCCGCATCACTCTTGTTGCGGTCATTCTCCTCCGATAGACGAATAAATGCTCTACTCTTCTTCGTTGAAGGAGAGGGGTCGGGAATAACCATGTGCCCCATCCCTACTGCGTACCCAGATTTTTGTCCCAACACTTCTTTGAATATAGTGTCAGCTGCTTCTTCAACATCCTCTTCAGATTCTTTTTCACCTAACCTCTCCACCATTAGATTCTGAAAAATGTAGATGAAAGGAAAATCAACATCCCATGTTAAACACCTATCATTACTATAGTCTAAcgtaaattaaattaagttagaTCTTACATAGTTGTGTTCACTTGCTGCATTAATGAATTTACCCTTTCTTGTTGACCAATGTGTTTCCTTATAAAATTCAACCATGTTTGGCGCCGTCTCCCTCTGAAACACACAAGTAACAGTAAATACATTATACTAATTGAACATATTGGTGAGGACTTATATATACCCTATCACAAACCTTCTCCTCTAATATCCGTATAAAGGATTTTCGTCCACCGGTATGTTTGACTTTCAATTTTTGTCTATTTGAAGTGTTTCTTCTGGATTTCTCCTGCACttgtttctaaaaaattaaatctcatTGACAAATATTGTGTTTCTCGAGCTTAACATAATTGGAAAATACCCTTACTTCATCATATACTCCTATTTGAGGCAATAACAAAATCAACCTTGACTATTTATGCCACTTAATACTAATATGATAGTAAATTACCATATACCTTAAATGTCAAACTTGCCCACCGTTCACATAGCTTTTCCCATACAGCTTTCTCCACCATGTCCGTCCCACCACGTAGGGCCTCTTCATGTGATGCATATTTTAAATACACCTTGTGTAGTGCGTAATGATATGCATTATACTTATCGCCCAAATGTCTTTCAACCATCTCACGATGGTTGTCCCTTGTCCAATCCAGAACAAAATCTGCCTGTAATATCAAATATGCACTTCATTAGAATGGTTTGTCATCAAACATGCCTGATTAGGCGAAATGAGTAAGCCACCAACTTCATCCATTTTTTTAGTACAAAAGTAAGGTCCTACCCGCACACGGTCAACGAGCTCTTGCTTTTCCTCGTTAGGTACATAACTCCAACTAGCATGCCTCATGTCGGCATGTACCTTAATAATCCCCGTCAGCCGACCAGTGAATATGGAGGCATTTTCGCACGAAGGCCCTCGATGACCATCTTGTATAACCAGAGGGATCTTACCCATCTTCCTAAGTCGTTCAAATAGCGTGCCTTTCGCCTGCCCTCGACCTCGTTTCTTAGTAGGTGGATCTACATTAAGACATCAATATCGTGTAACCCAGTCACCTTTTTGCATTCATGAACCATGTCATGAATTTATAGACTTGTAAAGATTGATATGAATTGACCACACCACATAGTATAAACTGACTC carries:
- the LOC109003803 gene encoding E3 ubiquitin-protein ligase RNF149-like, with protein sequence MMSFLQLATLISVLFCLLVSKVSSLSAMSINYIYSIATNLKWAFNFLLYHAFSKSYAFDHVVPEFGHDDHEELIIERYQHKPAGSRTDHAEVQCAVCLCKMEDGDEFRALRCEHLFHRVCLDRWIGRHKVNNNQTCPLCRGFLAPARMITELGVEVLSFKFYTFRSDARETWWLR